The Sinomicrobium kalidii genome contains a region encoding:
- a CDS encoding S41 family peptidase, producing the protein MKKITMVMAICLFAGSLFARENAQWLRYPAVSPDGETIVFGYMGNLYRVSSKGGTAVPITVGDAYDMRPVWSRDGKTIAFASDRYGNFDVYTMPATGGTPVRLTYNSADDFPYDFTTDGSSVLFGSGREAPSGSVRFPGQGYFRNLYTVPVKGGRPVLISAAGADEAHYNKEGTKIVFQDRKGYEDPWRKHHTSSVTRDIWLYDITDNTYKQLSTFQGENRKPVFSANGDAVYYLNEKDGTQNLYKRSLATGDEEQLTAFTDFPVRHLSISGADTTVFTWKGGIYVLAPGGTPRKLDIRVMDDAAFQVLKNMDIHSVTEFAVSPEGKEIAFVNRGEVFVTGIDDARTKRITDTPEQERMISWSPDGKTLQFSGERDGSWNIYKVRLKRPDEKYFYASTVLKTEAVAATSAEEFQAEYSPDGKKIAFVEERNILKVMDLDTGKKVTVFPEGRNYSYSDGDWSYQWSPDSKWLLVDDSKGHFVRRNTALIKADGTGDIFHPVNGGFGEEAPKWALNGKMITYKSSREGRKSLAYQGSREVDIYAVFFDQEAYDRFTLSKEEFDLLKEKEEEEKEEDEEKKDEKPGKKKRDKKEKQAPLVLDLDNLDNRRIKLTINSSSISDYVLSEEADKLYYLAAFEKGYDLWVTEPRTRETKILAKLGGSPSGIALSDDGKTLYLSNKGKLVKVDTESGKVENIKIDADMEVDAAAERRYMFDHMWRQVKKKFYDPEIHGIDWQMYHDEYVKFLPHINNNYDFRELLSELLGELNASHTGGRFYPDGENGDHTASLGLLFDERYTGNGIRISEVIAGGPLDNAKSRVKKGDIITKINGKTIGAEENWNKYLINIKDKKTLLTVKSGGTTFEETVKPVASGAEQRLMYRRWVKTMEKMVDSLSGGRLGYVHIKGMNDGSFRDVYENVLGKNLDKEALVVDTRFNGGGWLHDDLNMFLSGTEYLKFAPQGYVVKGGEPMSRWTKPSIVVMSEGNYSDAFIFPYVYKQNGIGKLVGMPVAGTGTAVWWERQIDPSIIFGIPMVATIGKEGRPTENLELEPDIEVPLPYIDFLNGKDPQLETAVKELLKEIQ; encoded by the coding sequence ATGAAAAAAATTACCATGGTGATGGCGATCTGTCTTTTTGCAGGATCACTGTTTGCCCGTGAAAACGCACAATGGTTGCGGTATCCGGCCGTTTCACCGGACGGAGAGACCATCGTTTTTGGGTATATGGGGAATCTTTACCGGGTCAGCTCGAAAGGGGGGACTGCCGTACCCATAACGGTAGGCGATGCCTACGATATGCGCCCGGTGTGGAGCCGTGACGGAAAAACCATTGCCTTTGCCAGCGACCGTTACGGCAATTTTGATGTATATACCATGCCCGCAACGGGAGGGACCCCGGTACGGCTTACCTATAACAGCGCCGATGATTTTCCGTATGATTTTACAACAGACGGCAGTTCGGTGCTTTTCGGAAGCGGAAGGGAAGCGCCCTCCGGCAGTGTCCGCTTTCCGGGCCAGGGTTATTTCAGGAACCTGTATACCGTTCCTGTAAAAGGAGGCCGCCCCGTCCTTATCAGTGCAGCGGGGGCCGATGAAGCACATTACAATAAAGAGGGAACCAAAATCGTCTTCCAGGACCGGAAAGGGTATGAAGATCCCTGGCGAAAACATCATACTTCTTCGGTAACCAGGGATATCTGGCTGTATGATATTACCGATAACACGTATAAACAACTCAGCACTTTTCAGGGAGAAAACAGAAAACCCGTGTTCAGTGCGAACGGTGATGCCGTATACTACCTGAATGAAAAGGACGGTACACAAAACCTGTATAAAAGATCACTGGCTACAGGTGACGAAGAACAACTGACCGCGTTCACGGACTTTCCCGTACGCCATTTAAGCATTTCCGGAGCCGATACTACGGTATTTACCTGGAAAGGGGGTATTTATGTGCTCGCCCCGGGAGGGACACCGCGCAAACTGGATATCCGGGTAATGGACGATGCTGCTTTCCAGGTATTAAAAAACATGGATATTCACAGTGTAACGGAATTTGCGGTAAGTCCCGAAGGGAAAGAGATCGCTTTTGTAAACCGGGGAGAGGTCTTTGTAACCGGAATAGACGATGCCCGGACCAAAAGGATAACCGATACCCCCGAACAGGAACGAATGATAAGCTGGTCTCCCGACGGAAAGACATTGCAGTTTTCAGGTGAACGCGACGGAAGCTGGAATATCTATAAAGTCCGTTTAAAAAGACCGGACGAAAAATACTTTTACGCATCCACAGTCCTGAAGACCGAAGCCGTGGCAGCAACAAGTGCAGAAGAGTTCCAGGCGGAGTATTCCCCGGACGGGAAGAAGATCGCCTTTGTTGAAGAGCGCAATATACTGAAGGTGATGGACCTCGATACCGGGAAAAAAGTGACCGTATTTCCCGAAGGCCGTAACTATTCATACAGTGATGGCGACTGGTCCTATCAATGGAGCCCGGACAGTAAATGGTTGCTCGTAGACGATAGTAAGGGGCACTTTGTACGCCGGAATACGGCCCTTATCAAGGCCGATGGCACCGGTGATATCTTTCACCCGGTTAACGGAGGCTTTGGGGAAGAGGCCCCAAAATGGGCGCTGAACGGCAAGATGATAACCTATAAAAGTAGTCGTGAAGGAAGGAAATCCCTCGCTTATCAGGGCAGCAGGGAAGTGGATATCTATGCCGTGTTTTTCGATCAGGAGGCCTACGACCGTTTTACATTGAGCAAAGAAGAATTTGATCTCCTCAAAGAAAAGGAAGAAGAGGAAAAGGAGGAGGACGAAGAAAAGAAGGATGAAAAACCCGGAAAAAAGAAAAGGGACAAGAAAGAAAAACAGGCCCCCCTGGTACTGGACCTCGATAACCTGGACAACCGCAGGATAAAACTCACCATTAACAGTTCCAGCATCAGTGATTACGTGTTGAGTGAGGAAGCCGATAAACTGTATTACCTGGCCGCTTTTGAAAAAGGATATGACCTTTGGGTTACCGAACCGCGGACCAGGGAAACCAAAATACTGGCCAAGCTGGGAGGTAGTCCGAGCGGAATAGCACTCAGTGACGACGGGAAAACACTCTACCTGAGCAACAAGGGCAAGTTGGTTAAAGTGGATACCGAAAGCGGAAAGGTGGAAAACATTAAGATCGATGCCGATATGGAGGTAGATGCCGCTGCCGAACGCCGGTATATGTTTGACCACATGTGGCGTCAGGTAAAGAAAAAGTTCTACGATCCGGAGATTCACGGTATTGACTGGCAAATGTATCATGACGAATACGTGAAATTTCTGCCACATATTAACAATAACTACGATTTCCGGGAATTGCTGAGTGAACTCCTCGGAGAGCTCAACGCCTCACATACCGGAGGGCGTTTTTATCCGGACGGGGAAAACGGGGACCATACCGCTTCCCTCGGGTTGTTGTTTGACGAAAGGTACACCGGAAACGGAATCCGCATCTCGGAAGTTATTGCAGGCGGACCGCTGGACAATGCCAAAAGCAGGGTGAAAAAAGGGGATATTATTACAAAGATCAACGGTAAAACGATTGGCGCCGAAGAAAACTGGAATAAATACCTTATAAACATTAAGGATAAAAAAACCCTGCTCACGGTGAAAAGCGGCGGTACAACCTTTGAAGAAACGGTAAAACCGGTTGCTTCAGGGGCAGAGCAGAGGCTGATGTACAGGCGCTGGGTAAAGACCATGGAAAAAATGGTCGACTCCCTGAGCGGCGGACGCCTGGGATATGTACACATAAAGGGAATGAACGACGGCAGTTTCCGGGATGTTTATGAAAATGTACTGGGAAAGAACCTGGACAAGGAAGCCCTGGTGGTGGATACCCGGTTTAATGGCGGCGGATGGCTGCATGATGATCTCAATATGTTTCTCAGTGGTACGGAATACCTGAAATTTGCGCCTCAGGGATATGTGGTCAAAGGAGGGGAGCCCATGTCGCGCTGGACCAAACCGAGCATTGTGGTGATGAGTGAAGGGAATTACAGTGATGCTTTCATTTTCCCGTATGTGTATAAGCAGAACGGTATAGGCAAGCTGGTAGGAATGCCGGTGGCCGGAACAGGTACGGCCGTATGGTGGGAGCGCCAGATAGATCCTTCCATAATTTTCGGAATCCCCATGGTGGCCACTATCGGAAAAGAAGGCCGGCCCACGGAAAACCTGGAACTGGAACCGGATATCGAGGTCCCGCTGCCGTATATCGATTTTCTCAACGGCAAAGACCCTCAACTGGAAACGGCAGTTAAGGAATTGTTGAAAGAAATACAGTAA